The Mangrovibacterium diazotrophicum DNA window ACGGCAGGGTTATCTCCTGAAAATAATCCTAACAAGGAATCCAGTTCACCCAATCCATTGGTGTTGTTTTGGATTTGGCTCTGTTTCATTTCTTCCTGGATAATGGTTTGTATTTCGGCTCTTTCAATGGGTTCTTTGGGTGGGTTCAAAAGCTTACTGATATTTACTGTGTAGCTGTTCAGACTTCTGGCATTGGGGCTTTTGCCTCCAAACACATCAACCCTGAGTGAACCATGAGACTGCTTTGCTTTTTCAATGGCACTTTCAATGTCTCGGTTAAACTTATCCGTTCCGGAGGTTCTTGAAGTGAGTGCCGTTTCCTGTGCTGCGGTAACCAGGTATATTTCGTAAGCGTAAGGATACTTTTGTTCGTCCTCCGAACGCTTTATAAATTCGTATATGCTTTGTATTTGCTCTCTGTAATCCAACATAGTCGTACTTTTTATTAACTCCCACTTTGTGGGTTTCGGTGGGGAATAATCTTTACAAACTCCAATCGGTAAGGCTTAAAGTTTTCCGTTTGGGTTTTGATGTCTATGTAATCGGTGAATACCTGGTATCGGTACTCATCCATAAAGTCGTATTCTTCGGGTGTAGCGGTAAACACATTATCGCTGCTTATGAGTTCCATTTCATCAATGGAGCTTGGCAGACCTTTAGTGTTCAGAATCCACATGTCGTTTTTCAGGTCCAGCGAAATATCAGAATCAGTTACCATTATCACCGTTGGTTTTAATTGGTAGCTGTCTATGGTTCGCATCCCTGAAACACGGTCTTTTGCGATGGTATGTAATAACTCACTCGTGTTCATATTCAATGTAGATTCTAATGGTTAGCGTATTGTCTCCGCTGTTTTTATTGCTCTTAAAAACCGTATGGATATTGCTGTTCACTTCCAAAGGCTCATGGAATGGGATAACCTCTTTGCTTAAATGCTTTACCTTTCGGTTTGCAGTAAGCATGTAATCACGTAGTAGAAAACTGTTGCCATTTACCAATAGGCTGATATTGCCACATTCATAAGGTTCTGGCTGTTTGTAAGCTTTAACAGGACGGAGAAAAATTTCGGATTTATGCAGATAGGCAAAGGTCAATGTTTCCTGTGCTATCAAATCGGCAAATTCAAGGCTTGTAATGATTTGACCTTTTTCAAAAAGCCCGGCTTCGTTGTAGAGATAATCAGCAAACTGCGTATTGAAAAGCTCTGCAATGCTGTTGTTCAGGTTGCTTTGTTGGTCTGCATCGAGGCAAGTAAATTTGATGTTGTTGCTCAAAATATCAACGATTGCCGGAAGTATATCACTTTCAAAAAAGTCTTTGCTTTCTGCTTCGCTTGCCCTTGTGCGTAGGTAAGAATAGAACAGGTTGGTAATCCCATCGGTCAGTAACAAATCGGATATTAAAGCTTGGGGAAAAGCTAAATCCTGTGTTACATCTTCCAATTCCGATTCCTTTTTAACCAGGGCGTTTATTGCAATGCCTGTAATCAGTTTACAGGAAGCAGGGAGTAAGTCCTGTTCGTTGATGTGTTTGTTGCCAACTGAGGTTTTTGTAATTACAAAATATCGTTTCATTGTCGGGAGATTTTTAGCGTTATTTCTTTTTCTCTACCTCGGCAAGCAGATATACACGAACATTGTAGCTTTCATTAACAGCCAGGTTCTCGCTGTCGTCTTTGTAAATGACACGTACAGGGCTGTTCTTGGCTTTTTCATCCAAAGGAAAAGCTACGTCCTTAATGCTCATATCATCGTTATGGTGAAGCAATGCCACCTCGGTATCATCAGGGATTATCTCTGTATCATCAATCCAAACCCTAAGTGTGGCTCCGGGTAATGCCTGTTGGTTGGATAGGCGTAAGAAAATGCCTTTGATACGGTCATGCTCTGTTTTGGTATTGCCGTTAAACTCGTAGGTCTGACCTTTTTTGACCTCGAATTTCACGACCTGTAATTTGCGTATGTTGTTGTCTTGTACTTCCATTTTTGAAATGATTAAGAAGAAAAAAGGGGCGGTTAACAACCGCTGACCGCCCCTGAACGATTATGACATATCAAGCTCTTATGCTTTCTCTGTGATAGTTCCCAATAGCGTTACCTTAACGGCAGGGTGGTAAATCTTATCACCTGATACCGATTTCGGCATGTTCAGCTTTGGTGTAATATCCATTGATGGCTTTAACCACTTTGGATTGGCAAGCTTGTATTGGAATTTGCGTTTTGTGGTATCGGTATCGTCAAACACCGCACATGAGATTTCAGGTACAATAACCTTCGTGCCTAACGTCATCTCGAAAGTACCGTTCAAGATTGCAGGAGGTAAAGCAAACTGACCAAAAGCAAAATCTGCCGGGTCGTTGTCTTCTTCCGATGCTCCATGAGCGTACTCAAGAACAATATCAGTTAACAGGAAATACTTTCCTGAATCCAACTGCGCACGGTTCAGGTTGGTGCGACCAGCCTTTTTATCATCCGATGCCTCCATCAAATCAATATCGGACTTATCCTTAATCGACTTAACGGTGTAGATTGCCGTGTCAACGGTTTGCATACGTGCATCTTTCAATGCTTTCTGCACTTCCGGTGGCAATTGCTGTCTGCGAAGTTCAAACTGACCTTTTGAAGTCAGGTCTTTGGTAAGCCCTGTTTTTACAGCCGTACTTCTTGCTCCGGCATTGTATGACCTACGTACAGCACGTTTACGGCTGGTTCTTCTGCGACTTCTTCGCCCTCTGCGTCTTGTTCTACGGCGTGAACGACCTAAATCGCCAATGCCTTCGACCGCATCGTCCTGGTCTTCTTCTTTCTCTAAAGCATCTTCCTCTTTTTCAAGAATCGCTTCTTCTAAACCCTCTATTTCTTCCATCGAAGGGTACAAATCATTTTGCTCATTAATTTCTGCCATGATAATTTGTTTTGCGGCTTAATAGCCTTGTTATTAAATTGATTAAATGTTATTTAGTGAGAATCAGGATGCCATCATATCGCCCGAAAAGATGTCATAGTCCATGCTATCGGGGTCGAGGTTTTGGATTTTACCAACAGGCTCATCATAATCATCCGAACTGCCAATCGGCTCATCGCTCATTGCATAATCGCTGGCTGCGTTTCCAACAGGGTCATCACTCATCGAATAGTCCGATGCTGCACCTGATACCGAAGCCTGAATTTCACGCTCGATGTCAATGTCGGCTGCCGGGAGTGCTTGCGTAATTGGGTTTAAGGCACGTAGTCCGTCCATTTCGTCCACATCGCTGTAATCTTCATCACCGATAATGCCTTCTAATCCTTGTAAGATGGTTTTACCTGTGGCTTTCTTGATGATGGATTCAACACCTGCACCTGCTGCACCTACCAAGCCCAGCTTTACATACTCGTTTTTGGTAAACTGCGTACCCACCAAACCGCCCATAGTAACGGCTGCCGGAACGATATAGGTTTTCATTTCGTTGCCCAACAAACCGCTAACGGTCTGGCTCTTTTCCAACTTCTTTAAAGCGTACTTGCCAACTGCAAACCCTGCTACGGCAGCAATGGGCTTGCCTATGTTGTTGGTAGCTTTCATAAAGTCAATCTTTGTACCTCTTGAACTTCTCCTTGGGGTACTTGACGTTGATTTTTTAACTGCCATGTTTTCTAAATTTTAATTATTGATTCACAATTATTTATTGAAGCTTGATGCTTCCTAAATCTTCTTTATTGCTTGTTTTCTTGGGGGATGATTTCCGCTTTGCCGGAGTGCTGTCTTTCTTGCGGAACATGAGATAAGCTCCTGTTCCAATAAGAGCTGCAACACCTAAACCAATACCGACTTTTGCACCTTTGCTCAGTTTCTTTTTGCCTGATGCAGTAGGGTTTGTTGTAGTCGATTGTGGTGTGTAGTTCCCGGATTTCATTATGGGTTGGGGAGTGTAACTGCCGGACTGTGGCATGATACTATTGGATGGAGGTATCACGCTGTTTGTTGGTGGAGCATAAGCCTCGGTTGTAGGAGCTGCCTGATTGGTAAACTGAGATACTGCTTCGGTTGCAGGAGCTGCTTTTTTGAATTTACTCTTAACCTTGGTAAAAATGTTTTTGATAGGCTTTAACCAGCTTCCGATTTTTGCCAATACACCACTTGCTGCGGTTACTGAAGCTGCTGTTGCGACTGCACCCATATTTCCCAATTCTGCCAATTCGCCAACGGCTTCCAAGCCTTTCAAATCAGCAAGTAGTCCATCAATTCCTTTAAGTGAGAAGTCGGAACTCTTTTGTTTTGCACCTTTCAGGATGGCTTTTCTAAGGTTCTTTTCTCTCCCTTGTAAACCAGTAAACAGTTTCTTGACTTTGCGGTGAGTTTTTTTGAGTTTGGCTAGTTTTGTTGAGTCAATTTTGTATTTGCTGGCAAGGTTATCTGGCAAATATGCATATTGTAGCTTTTTAGCGATACCAAACATGTTTAAGCGAAGAGCTGCCAATAAACCATTTCGGATAGCAATTGATAAGGGATTAAAGCGGATAATGGCTTTAACTACTTTTTTAGCCACCTTTCCGACTTTCTTAGCAGCTTTTTTTACACCTTTTCCAATCTTTTTCCCAATTCTTTTCAATGATTTAAAGAAACCACCAAGACCTCTTTGACCTTCAAGCCCATCAATTTCTTCATCATAATCATCCAATTCTGATAAACCATCAATAGCATCCGAATCATATTTTATTAAGCCTTTAGCTGATAACTGATTTTCAATTTGAGCTAATTTCTCAAGAACTTTATCTCGCTGTGGAGTATTCCAAAACTTGATAGCCTGGTCCAACATGGAAATAAATTGGTCAGGGTTTTGGACGTGAGCCATTCTATCCTTGTTGTCCCGATTCTTTAAAAGATAATTCCGGGTACGGACTAAATAGTTGTAGGTAGCATCTTCGGCATCACCCAAGCCGTTTATGGCATCGTCAAAGTCAACACCTGAAACAATGGCAATAAGGTCTTCATGATTGGCTTGTGCCTGAACACCGCCAGCTAAGTCAATGCCTGATAAAACCGATATGGGTAATCCTAAAGCACTTGTGCCTGTTATGCCGTCAATACCTCTAAGCCCTGCTAATTGTAGCGGAGACATATCAAAATCAGACCGTTCAAAGCTGTATGGCTTTTGGTAATCGAACTTTGAAAGAACAGGGTCAATAACAATTTCATCTTCGGAATCACCAACGGCAGGAATAATCACATAGATATGCTGAAAGTTCTTTTTACCGTCATACTTGGTAATACGGAGCTTGAACGGAATACCCAAGCACTTTAAAAGAGAACCCACAAAAATGCTGTAATCATCACAGTCAATTCCTGCATCTGATTTACCTCTTTGTTTGAACTTGATTTGTCCGTCTAACCATGAGCGAGAAGGAGTACGGAGCTGTTCCGTTCCGTCATCGTCCTTATGGTACTGCAAGTAGTTGTACGAAAAGTTGAAGATGTTACGGCAAGATTCTTTGAGTGAATCACCTTGAAGCATATTGGCCAATTCCTCGACTTCCCGAAAGTGTGTACCGATAATATCAATACAACTTTCAACGGTTTCAATTACGTTGCCGTTTTTTATAAATGTGTCCTGTCCGTTTGCCTTTTTTATAAGGTGGTTGAAACGTTTACCGTTTTGGGTGTTTCGTGGGCCGGATACAATGCCCAATTCGCCCAATGCTAATCCGTTCATATTTTGTTCCTCTGATAATGATTGCGTGGTAGTGAGAGTTTCTCCATTAACGCTGATGGTCATGGTGAAAGTCATATCAGCTTTAAGCTGCTGTGTATTGGAAAGCACGGAAAGAGTAAGACCTTTACCCATAAGGTTCAGGTATGGAACTTGAAAAACAATTTCAGGCTCTTGTGTTTTGCCTGCACCAATGGTAAGTCCTTTAATATCTGGGGTAGAATAAGCGACTGCCGAACCTTTGTAGTTTGCAACAACCTGGTTAACGGCTAATGTGATGGGGGCTTTTGTGGGATTGTAGCAGCGAAGCTTTACGGCAAACTGAACTTCCTGTAAGTTCATCTTGTGGATGCGGAATCCTAAAAGAGCAAAATTCATTTTTGCCCCGGCAAGAAGCTTTTTGCCTTTTTTAATGAGGTAGAAACCACCACCAACGGCTGCAACTGCTGCTAATGTGCCTAATATTTTCTTTGTGCTTGCTTCCATAATGGAAACAAACATATAGTAGGCTTATGGTGGGGGTGTTGGGGTTTAATGGAGCTTGAGGGAGTTTGTAAGTGTTTGAAGATATTTGTCAAAAATTGAGCATAAAAAAAGTCGGTAGTGTGCCGACTAATTTGGTTATCCAAACAAAAGAATAATTTATTACTACCAAATTATAATTCATTCAAAATGTCAATTACTTGACTTAATAAAGTTTTCTTTAGGGTTGATTCTGAGGTTTGCATTTTCAGTCGTAGGTAATTTTGAGGTACTTGTTTTTTAATCAGGACTTTGGCAAGCTTACTCATCTCGTTTATCAATTCCTTTTCGATAGATGTTGTTTTCCGTATAGGAGTAACAACTTCTTGTTCTTGCTGCAAGTTTAATAGAAATTCCTTGTATTCAGTTTGCATCTCCTGAAAGTCAACGTCAGTTCCGCCTTTATCGGGGTGTAATTGTTTTGCTAATTTTCGGTAATGTAGTTTGGCTTGTTCAATATCGGTTATACCTAAGAAATACTTCATAGCTGTTCAAATTCTTCAAGTGTTATACAAAAATGTTCCAGGATTAAGAGGAGCTGTTGTTTGTTGTAGTAATGGCGTTTGGTTTGCCCTGTACTGGCTATCTGTTCTTTTAATTGGGGACACAATTCAATATCCCTTCGTAGTTGTTGCATAGCTGCATCAACTGAAACGCTATCAGGGTAAAGTTTCTTCACCAAATCCTGCTTTAATATGGTTCTGCGTACTATCATAGTGTTGGATTTGGGTTGAAAAATGAGCGATAACGCACCTGAATTATTGAGAAAAGCAGCCTTGTAGAGTATATTTCAATTGCTTTTGAGGGCTTTTGAGAACTTTTTAGCTTATACAGACTGCTTTTGAGGACTTTAAGACAAAATCTTAAAGACTTTTTTGAATATTGATTTTTTTGGAGGAGACTTTCTGCTATTAATTGAATAAACGGTCGCTTTGTAACCAACAAAAACCTCGAATCGAGACTTGCATTTAGAATGTAATGAAGATTTTTGGGCATAATCTATATAATTATACCCTTGACGGCTATGAATGTAAAGATAGCTTTTTTTAGTCTTGCTTTAAAAAAAAGCAATAAAAAACCCGATACCAAAACTGATACCGGGCTATATCGTAGATTAACTACTCTTAATGAGAGTTGTTTGTCCGAATTTTTTGAATATCCTCAATAGCAATATCTGTTATTTCGGATATTTCTTTATCCGAATAACCTTTTGCAATCATTTTTACAACAACTTCTTTCTTACCTAGGTATTTCAGTTCGTTAGCTGCCTCTGCAAAAGCATCTTTAACTTGTGGTGAAATTGTTTCCATAATCTCATCAATTTTATCAGGTTCTAAACCAGAAACTTTATACAAATATAACGCTATTTTTTGGAAAATAGTTTCGTCAATTTCCTTTAACTGGCTGAACATTTCTCGTGCCAAATCAGGGTTGTTCTTGATAAAGCCAATCAGATTGTCACTCCGTTTCATAAACCATACGGCTACTTTTACACTTGGTCGCTTAAAGTGGCGGATTATAGCATGGTCTTCAATATCCTTTGTGTCGAATAAGGCATAATCAAATAATGGTACAAAGCGTTTTAGTTCCTCCGGAACCTGAACAAAACCCGAATCCGTCCATTTCGGTTTTCCATGATAGAATACCATTGTAATTACAGGAGTAAGTGGCTGTTTGTTAGCTGCTTGATTTTCCCAAACATTCAGAATATAGCGAAGTAACTGTAAGTGTATGTTTTTATCGGGATAACTTTTGTGTTCGTACAGAAGCGATACTTTAATATTGGTATTCCCATAAAACATATTGCATGACACATCTTTAAAGTAGGGGGCAAGTTCCTGGTCAACGTATTCGGTTGGGTCATAAACAAGTGTTTCGGGTTTCAAACCTTGGAGCACTTCTTTGGGCAATGTGCCTAATAGCAAATCTTCAAGATTCTCTTTTACAGAGAAAAGGCTTTTAAAGAAATTGTCGTGAATATTATTGTTTTTCTGTACGTTACTGTTCTTTTTCATCGCATTAAAAGTGTTTATAATGTATATTTATCTTATTCCTGTTTTATTGAAAATTCTTTTGTTTTCAGAGCCTATGGTTTTTTTCAAAAACTGTCCTCATTCCTCATTTATATCCTAAAATGTTAAATGTCAGTTATATATAGTGAGGACTTTGAGGATGGGTGAGGGAAAGGGTGTGCTTTTTCCTCTTTTGTCCCTCAATATTCCCTCAGGTTTCCCTCAGTCGTCCTCACTTATTATTAGAATAGAAAAGTTTATAGTATTATATATCAGTATATTATTATACTCTATACTTAGTAAGTGAGGAAATGAGGACGGTTTTTGCATTACTACCATTTATAAGCTTTAATAATGTGTTTTGATTTATATATTTAGATGAAGCGTTCAAGCTCAATACCTTGGTCTTTCAAGGTATCATAGTTTAGTATGTATGCACTTGTTCTATTGCTTCCGAACTGTACGTTCTTTCTGCGATAGTCAATAAATGAACGATGTTTCTTTAGGTATTCACCAATCACAGCCTGGTCTAACACGGTTATACCTTCTTTGCGAGCTTGTTCCCTGTATAAACCATGTATTGCTCCAACTCTTAGATAAAGATGCTTTACGCTATTTTCAGCAACTACGATTCTATAATGTGTATTATCCGATATTTTATAAAGATTAAGCAGGGATTGTAGCACATGAAAGTATTGCTCCACTTCATCACTTTGGTTTTGTACTGATATGGTAAGTCTTGCAGAACGTATTAAGGCTGTTTTTGCTGTTTGATAATCAAAAGGGAATTTCAAATCAGATTGTTCCATTAGTATTTTCATAGGAGTGAGTACCGATGAAATATTCAAAACAGTTCTGCGGTCAACGTTACCAAATTCGCTTATCAGCTCATCCATAACCTCAGAACTAATACCAGGTTCTTCTTTAGCATAGTTCTCCTCAATTAAATATCGATTGTCGAATACTGAACAGGTAATATTGGTAAACTGCAAACTTTCTTCAGCTGCTTTGAATTCTTTTAGGTCTTCATAGTTTCCCCGATTGGTATCATCAAATTCTCCTAGCAAGCTACGACTTGAGAGAGCCGGGTCTTGTGTTGGTAAATCCTGACCGCTAATAATACCCGAACCCCTGGGCTTTGCAATACGAGTTTCGTTACCTCCAGATTTTACCCCTGTAAGCTTTCCATTGCGGTCGGCAATACCTTTTAACGCCTCGATGGTATTTTTATGGATGCTGTTCTTATACTCATTGCCCCAAAACGGATGGTTGGTTGTAGAGTCCATACTTCGCTGCATACCTGTACTTGTACTACCGGAAGCAAGGTTAATACCGTCTTCCATAGGTGGCTTGCCAAACATATACATGATACTTCGAGCTGCGGTACTTTTACCTGATTGTCTTTTACCAAACAGGAACAACAATGGGAAGTACCCGAAATTGGCTTTATAAATTACATCGCTGAAAACGGTTGCTATGTAGTAGGCAATAAGTAGTTCTGCATTACCAGGATAAACCTTGTACATTGATGATGCCCACTTGCCAAAATTCCAATTGCTGTTCTTTGGTGGTTGAATATACTTTGAGTTTTCCTTAAATGGGTTTCCGCTATCGCTGGTACCAATTCTCAGTAACTTACCATAGGGTAGAAAGAAGAAATGTAAAAGATGTACCTGGCCCTGTTTGATTTTATCTTTCAGGTTATCTGTACCATATTTACCAATAAACTCTGAGGTGGTATTGAGTACATGAAAGGTATCTCCAATACGAATCTGGCTTTCGGGTGGAATTTCTTTAAACTCATCCATGCTGCTTATTCGTTTTGCATGGGTGGTAACACCGTACTCATCAATCTCATGGAATGTTTTATCGTAATACAAACCATTGGCAAATACCCAAAAGTGGTTCTTTTCATTGTAGCCAACCCTTTCTAGTTCCTTTGCTTCGGGTATGCCTAAAAGCTTAACGTTTTTAATGCTATCGAGTTGTGTGTCGTTCCCATACCAAAAGAAACCATGCCTACGGTGAACTTGCTTTTTAAACGATGCAGGAGTACAAAAGTCATCTGATGATATGGTGGCAAGTCGTTTTCGTCCGTATTGGCTCATCAGGTTAAGAATGTATTTAAGGTCTGTTCGCCCTTGTGCATCCCTATGGAAAACACAAAATAAAGCCTCAAAAGTGAAGTTTGATATTTGTTTCGGATTTTTACCTTCCACAGTCCAGTAAGCCCCTTTTTCTTCATAAAACTGATTTTCTAAAAGGTTTTCCTGTTGCTCTTTTTTCAGTTTTATAATGTCGTTGATGTTCTCCTTTTTCTTAACTTTTTTTTCTGTTGGCTGGCTGTTTTCCTTTAGTGCATCCTGCCAAGCTTTTTTAGGTTTAATCTGTTCAGAAACAAAGTCAAGATAAACCTCCTGGTTGGTTTTATCATAGCAACAAATCAGGGCAGCCATCCGCTTAATTACTTCCGATCTCTTAACCGGGTCATTTGCAAATCGTTCAGCGTATTCAGAGGTTTTGTATATGATGTAATCTTCCTGTTTTTCATCGTACTGAAGAAACGTCTCGCTATCGGTAAAAAGTGAATCAGGGTCTTGTTTCTCGGGTAGTACAACTACCGAAACATGGAATTGATTTTTAATCAGTATTTCAGCATTCCGACACATGGCATTTCGTCCGGCACTATCGCCATCGTAGATAAGTGTAGCTTTATTGGTGTATTTTTTCAGGAGTTTTGCTTGTGCATTGGTTAAAGCTGTTCCGCCTGTTGCAACTGAATTAATAACATCAACAGAGTGCATCCGAAGTACATCGGTATAACCTTCTACTATATATGCCCGGTCTTCGTTTTTAATGGCGAATCTTGCAATATTTAAAGCATACAATTCATTCCCTTTAGTGTAGATGCAGCTCTCGTGTGTATTCAGATATTTAACCTTTGGGTTTTCATTCAAATCACGTCCTGCGAAAGCAATGGTTTGTCCTTTGGAATTGCAAACAGGAAATATCAATCGGTTGTAGAAAAAGTCATAAATGCCTTTGTCGTTGCTTTTCAATACGCCAATTTCTTCAAGTATTTCCGTTTTTACACCTTTCTCCCTGGTATGGGCAAGTAGAGCATTTCCACTTGGAGCATAGCCAACATTAAAGCTGCTGTTTTCAGGAATGACAATGTTTCGCTGTTTTATGTAATCCTGTGCATTCTTATGATTGACCTGTTCTAGGAAGAACCTTTCAATGATATTACAAGCTATTTTCAGGCTTTCTTCATGTTTGAATTTGGCTTCATCCCAATTGGTGCTTTTCTTCCATTCAAAATTGAGGTTCAAAAGTTTTGCGCCAATCTCAACGGCTTCTTTGAACTCAACATTTTCATGCTCTTTAATAAACTCAATGGCATTACCACCTTTATCGCAACCGAAGCATTTGAAAATACCCTTTGCCGGATTAACACTGAACGAAGCCGTTTTTTCGTTATGGAATGGACAACACGCTTTGTAATTGCTCCCTGCTTTCTTTAGTGTGACAAAGTTGGAGACAACCTCATAAACTTCATCATTGATTTGCTCTATAACCCTTTTTGCATCCATCGGCTACCAATCTTTACCTGTCAATAATTCACGGTTGTTGCTATCGAGGCTCATAAAGAACTCGTGAACGTTACCTCTGAAATCATAAAACTTGTCTAACAAGTGATAGCCCATGTCTGAACCCCAAATCTTGTAAAAGAGAGCATTCAACTCAAGCTGAGAATCCTCAATCATTTTCTGAACTTTTGTGCCATCAAACGGGATGCTGTTATAGCCGTTTTTCTCATAAAAACTCTTTATGCGGTTATCGAAATAGTATAACTTCGATACCGTATTGGGTGCTAATGCTGTCATAATAATTTGTTTTGAAAATGAACTTTTGTGTAAATGGCAGGATTGCCCTTGTTCAATCCTGCCTAAACCATTATTAGCCGTCAAGGGTGGTTATTAAATTTTTTATATCATTAAATGAAAAGCAGAGGTTTTTTTTCTCTTTCATTGCTGCCGTAAGTTCAATTCTTGCAGTAGTACTATCTTTCCATTTAGGTAACATGTAAATGGTGTCGCTTTCGAGAATTAAACCCAGGCGATGAGTAAGGCTTTTAGACCAACCAAGCCTATCATGTAATTTTTCATCGGGATTAACTATGGTACATCCTAGATTCAATAATTGCCTTTTTAAGCTATGAATGAAATTTTCATCGGTTTCGTAATGAATTCCGGAGAGATATATTGTCATTGCTTACGATATTGAATTTATGGACGACCTAATAAATCATAAATCATCTGAACTTGTTTTGGGGTGTATGCTCTGCCTCGATATTCACCAAGTTCATCTTTTATTGGCTCAAGCCAACGTTGAAGGGTTAAATAGCTTATATTGTATGCCTCCGTTAATTGATGCTTACTTTGAGCGACTGGTTTTTCATTGTTTTCCATTATCTGAATGTTAAATGGTTAGTATTTGCCTCCTCTTTAAGCCTGTTTATCTCGCTTGCATAAATCTGCCAGGAACCGCCTTTAAATTCCTGTCTAGCTTTTAACATGTTTTTCTTGCAATAATGAATGACAGTAGTGTAGGGCATACCTGTCAGTTTGCTGAATTGATTGGGTGTGTAAAATTCAGGTTTGTCTTTTTCCGATAGTCTGTGAATCTCGCTTATGATTTTCTCAGAAAAACTGTTTAAGTCAGCTACGGTAACTAAATTGTTTAAATCTTCTTTCTGCATAATCGTATGTTTTTATTTCTACATCAATTTGTAAGCGAACATACATTTGCTGCAAACACGAAAAAAGGGACAGTGGGGGATGTCCCCCTTTGTCCCCTTTTGGTAACTATCATTAAATCAAGATGTAATAAAATTGATTTTTTTGAAAAAAAATTACAAATGCTATACGGTATTTGCTCTTGCCAACTCTTCAAGTAATGATTCGACCCTGTTTTTTACGTTGTCATTTACCTCTGTAAACTGTTTTCTAATTTGTGCTGCTTTGGGAAATTCAGCCTTTTTAGTAGAAAAATTCTCAGCTAGTATCCTGGATAAATGAGTACGGTTAAAATTTGGGTCAACTGATACTTTTTCCATAATCCTAAATGAAAGATATGCAAGTTCCG harbors:
- a CDS encoding DUF4406 domain-containing protein, whose amino-acid sequence is MTIYLSGIHYETDENFIHSLKRQLLNLGCTIVNPDEKLHDRLGWSKSLTHRLGLILESDTIYMLPKWKDSTTARIELTAAMKEKKNLCFSFNDIKNLITTLDG
- the dnaG gene encoding DNA primase, translating into MDAKRVIEQINDEVYEVVSNFVTLKKAGSNYKACCPFHNEKTASFSVNPAKGIFKCFGCDKGGNAIEFIKEHENVEFKEAVEIGAKLLNLNFEWKKSTNWDEAKFKHEESLKIACNIIERFFLEQVNHKNAQDYIKQRNIVIPENSSFNVGYAPSGNALLAHTREKGVKTEILEEIGVLKSNDKGIYDFFYNRLIFPVCNSKGQTIAFAGRDLNENPKVKYLNTHESCIYTKGNELYALNIARFAIKNEDRAYIVEGYTDVLRMHSVDVINSVATGGTALTNAQAKLLKKYTNKATLIYDGDSAGRNAMCRNAEILIKNQFHVSVVVLPEKQDPDSLFTDSETFLQYDEKQEDYIIYKTSEYAERFANDPVKRSEVIKRMAALICCYDKTNQEVYLDFVSEQIKPKKAWQDALKENSQPTEKKVKKKENINDIIKLKKEQQENLLENQFYEEKGAYWTVEGKNPKQISNFTFEALFCVFHRDAQGRTDLKYILNLMSQYGRKRLATISSDDFCTPASFKKQVHRRHGFFWYGNDTQLDSIKNVKLLGIPEAKELERVGYNEKNHFWVFANGLYYDKTFHEIDEYGVTTHAKRISSMDEFKEIPPESQIRIGDTFHVLNTTSEFIGKYGTDNLKDKIKQGQVHLLHFFFLPYGKLLRIGTSDSGNPFKENSKYIQPPKNSNWNFGKWASSMYKVYPGNAELLIAYYIATVFSDVIYKANFGYFPLLFLFGKRQSGKSTAARSIMYMFGKPPMEDGINLASGSTSTGMQRSMDSTTNHPFWGNEYKNSIHKNTIEALKGIADRNGKLTGVKSGGNETRIAKPRGSGIISGQDLPTQDPALSSRSLLGEFDDTNRGNYEDLKEFKAAEESLQFTNITCSVFDNRYLIEENYAKEEPGISSEVMDELISEFGNVDRRTVLNISSVLTPMKILMEQSDLKFPFDYQTAKTALIRSARLTISVQNQSDEVEQYFHVLQSLLNLYKISDNTHYRIVVAENSVKHLYLRVGAIHGLYREQARKEGITVLDQAVIGEYLKKHRSFIDYRRKNVQFGSNRTSAYILNYDTLKDQGIELERFI
- a CDS encoding MerR family transcriptional regulator, producing the protein MQKEDLNNLVTVADLNSFSEKIISEIHRLSEKDKPEFYTPNQFSKLTGMPYTTVIHYCKKNMLKARQEFKGGSWQIYASEINRLKEEANTNHLTFR
- a CDS encoding Rpn family recombination-promoting nuclease/putative transposase, with amino-acid sequence MKKNSNVQKNNNIHDNFFKSLFSVKENLEDLLLGTLPKEVLQGLKPETLVYDPTEYVDQELAPYFKDVSCNMFYGNTNIKVSLLYEHKSYPDKNIHLQLLRYILNVWENQAANKQPLTPVITMVFYHGKPKWTDSGFVQVPEELKRFVPLFDYALFDTKDIEDHAIIRHFKRPSVKVAVWFMKRSDNLIGFIKNNPDLAREMFSQLKEIDETIFQKIALYLYKVSGLEPDKIDEIMETISPQVKDAFAEAANELKYLGKKEVVVKMIAKGYSDKEISEITDIAIEDIQKIRTNNSH
- a CDS encoding J domain-containing protein, with product MKYFLGITDIEQAKLHYRKLAKQLHPDKGGTDVDFQEMQTEYKEFLLNLQQEQEVVTPIRKTTSIEKELINEMSKLAKVLIKKQVPQNYLRLKMQTSESTLKKTLLSQVIDILNEL
- a CDS encoding DUF4248 domain-containing protein; this translates as MIVRRTILKQDLVKKLYPDSVSVDAAMQQLRRDIELCPQLKEQIASTGQTKRHYYNKQQLLLILEHFCITLEEFEQL